A single region of the Lotus japonicus ecotype B-129 chromosome 4, LjGifu_v1.2 genome encodes:
- the LOC130715649 gene encoding uncharacterized protein LOC130715649, protein MTNMDLIDQCEREGFVQKVKDEEGEGCNIHGSLEVNKVAGNFHFSTGKSFLQSAIFLTDLLALQDNHYNISHKINKISFGDHYPGLVNPLDG, encoded by the exons TGTGAAAGAGAGGGTTTCGTACAAAAGGTAAAggatgaagaaggtgaaggatgCAATATCCATGGATCTCTTGAAGTTAATAAAGTGGctggaaattttcatttttctaccGGGAAAAGCTTTCTTCAGTCAGCTATCTTTCTGACGGATCTGCTTGCTCTACAGGATAATCATTATAAT ATAAGccataaaatcaacaaaataagTTTTGGTGATCATTACCCTGGGTTGGTAAATCCTCTTGATGGGTAA